CGAGGTCGAATATGACGACGATCTCGAGGTCGTCGTGGTGCGCACCGCGCACCACACCAATTTCGAGGCGAAGCTGAAGAAGCGCACGCAGACCTCGGGCTGCGCCCAGGGAACGGCGTTCGGCGACCTGCTCGAAGCCGTCGAGAAGGTCGCGCTGCCGAAGGCCGAACTGCGAACGTCCTGGCTCTACCGGATGACGCACACCATCAACACGATGCCGTCGCTGTATCTGGAAGCGGGCGCCATCCACGGCTGCGTGCTGTGCAAGGAGAGCACGCCGGTGTGCTACACCGAGGACGTCGGCCGGCACAACGCCGTCGACAAGATCGCGGGCTGGATCTACCGCCACAATGTCGATCCGGCCGACAAGATCCTCTACACCACCGGGCGGCTGACCTCGGAGATGGTGATCAAGACGGTCCGGATGGGCATCCCGATCCTGGTCTCGCGCTCCGGGTTCACGGCATGGGGCGTCGATCTGGCGCGGCAGGTCGGATTGACGCTGGTCGGGCGCGCGCGCGGCAAGCGCTTCATCGCGCTGTCCGGCCAGGAGCGGATCGTCTACGACCAGAACCTCGACTATGTCGAAGAGGAATCGATGCGTCACAAGCGCAAGGGCGAGACCGACAATGACTGACATTCCCGGCGTGCTGCTGGCCGGCGGCCTCGCGCGGCGGATGGGCGGCGGCGACAAGCCGATGCGCCAGATCGCGGGCCGCACCATCCTGCAACGGGTGATCGACCGACTCGCGCCGCAATGCAGCGGGCTGATCATCAACGCCAATGGCGATCCCGCGCGGTTCGCCGCGTTCGGCTTTCCGGTCGTAGCCGACGATGTCGTCGATTTTCCCGGTCCCCTCGCCGGCATCCTCGCCGCACTCGACTGGACCGCGGCCAACCGGCCGGATGCGAAATGGGTGCTGAGCGCGGCGGGCGACTGTCCGTTTCTTCCGCGCGATCTCGTCGCACGCCTGGAGCAGGCGCGCGCCGCCGAGAATGCCGAGCTCGCAGTCGCCTCATCCGGCGGCCAGACCCATCCGGTGATCGGCCTCTGGAGCGTGCGCCTGCGGAACGAATTGCGCCATGCGCTGGTCGAGGAGGATGTGCGCAAGATCGATCGCTGGACCGCGCGCTATCCGCTGGCAACGGTCGAATGGCCGACCGAGCCGCTGGATCCGTTCTTCAACGCCAACACCGTTGAAGACATCGCGGAAGCCGATCGTCTCGCCGCGCTGGACGGCGGATAGGCGGCTGCGTGCCTAGCCGGTGAAGCTCACACCGCTGAGGTTGCCGCCGGCGTCATATGTAAAGGTCCATCCCCATGCCGTGGTGGATCCACCTCTTGCGTCAATCACGTTCTCGCTGACATGATTCTGGTCCCACTTCATGCCGCCCGCGACGTCATCCAGCTGATCGAGGCTCAGTTCGGTTGCGTTGAGATTCGCCATCGCCGTTGCTCCTGTTTGAGAC
The window above is part of the Bradyrhizobium sp. PSBB068 genome. Proteins encoded here:
- a CDS encoding formate dehydrogenase accessory sulfurtransferase FdhD: MTTKTTAPIIVPDPDDPRLTERVVGVDQTGARTEIKVPVERPLTLYLNAQEIVTMMTINDYPEYLALGYLLNQNMLKYDDVVTEVEYDDDLEVVVVRTAHHTNFEAKLKKRTQTSGCAQGTAFGDLLEAVEKVALPKAELRTSWLYRMTHTINTMPSLYLEAGAIHGCVLCKESTPVCYTEDVGRHNAVDKIAGWIYRHNVDPADKILYTTGRLTSEMVIKTVRMGIPILVSRSGFTAWGVDLARQVGLTLVGRARGKRFIALSGQERIVYDQNLDYVEEESMRHKRKGETDND
- the mobA gene encoding molybdenum cofactor guanylyltransferase MobA, with translation MTDIPGVLLAGGLARRMGGGDKPMRQIAGRTILQRVIDRLAPQCSGLIINANGDPARFAAFGFPVVADDVVDFPGPLAGILAALDWTAANRPDAKWVLSAAGDCPFLPRDLVARLEQARAAENAELAVASSGGQTHPVIGLWSVRLRNELRHALVEEDVRKIDRWTARYPLATVEWPTEPLDPFFNANTVEDIAEADRLAALDGG